The proteins below are encoded in one region of Xenopus laevis strain J_2021 chromosome 8L, Xenopus_laevis_v10.1, whole genome shotgun sequence:
- the LOC108699606 gene encoding toll-like receptor 2: MSRLDPLDHGSEDVKDLEMFRHYGEPLLYCLLLLALVKGTWSQNPCQVDHEQKYANCQGLNLNEVPEDLPITLEELDLSCNWLYQIKFDDFSSYTNLRALNLSFNNISTIENDSFALNTLLRNLTLFNNSLTEVPSVLLEPLLLLESLDLSNNLYNYSTLGKVFKTLVNLQSLSIGGPFVSKVLKGDFVPIKNISLQTFSLKTKCSLVLYQSGAFSVLNTNILTLDIALDTNAKALLLILKDLAGKSLDRISFWNLFEYTYYAGPTNLFSGLPDINIRELVFYGGKVNEKLLQLILESIQTSSIQNLLLLSIDFDYTLDRSKVDVKMDNLFLKNLVIKDVKNPDILTFDRTFTWFGRVRNLYIINVNFNFVQCDAWSQMENVERLDISNNLLLGSYLYNPLCKYSELPKLRTFTAKNNNLQSLKPISLLTASWPKLATLDLSSNYLGSQYEDCRWTPNITTLILKYNILSVGVFTCLPTTVQYLDLSYSHLEWLNMDYFNNATNLKKLILSYNKLTLISSDWRNPHLQVLSLDGNIFSVIDKGSFNNLPQLRTLTAGDNPYHCTCDLYAFFSDILSNSKVSLADWPQAYYCYHPQQLRGTRVNSYTPGSVECDVRLLVAITVSTTAVVVIFCMILCWRFDAPWYFRMTCHIVKSKYRSRKANDGKEYLYHAFVSYCHSDADWVRGELLYRLESCSPPYRVCIHERDFLPGRWIIDNIIDNIENSRKTIFVLSHNFVNSEWCNYELYFAHQRAISHSFEDVILVVKENVTLKDLPKRFYKLRKMLRKKTYLEWPSELSKQHFFWIQLKNILGSPSNGGQEGLSVVDETVAPEPCPVSEIPPIIYSKMNLPGS, translated from the exons ATGAGCAGACTGGATCCCCTGGACCACG GGTCAGAAGATGTAAAGGATTTGGAAATGTTTCGGCACTATGGAGAGCCCTTGTTGTATTGTCTCCTGCTTCTTGCCCTTGTAAAGGGGACATGGTCCCAGAACCCATGCCAAGTGGATCATGAGCAAAAATATGCCAACTGCCAGGGGCTGAATCTCAATGAAGTCCCTGAGGACCTTCCCATCACGCTAGAGGAATTGGATCTGTCCTGCAATTGGCtttatcaaatcaaatttgatgaCTTTTCCTCTTACACCAACTTACGAGCCTTAAATTTGAGTTTCAACAATATTTCCACCATAGAGAATGACTCTTTTGCCTTGAATACTCTTCTGAGGAACCTGACCCTGTTTAATAATAGCCTAACAGAAGTGCCTTCAGTCTTGCTTGAACCTCTTCTGCTCTTGGAGTCCCTTGATCTGTCCAACAATTTGTACAACTACTCTACTCTCGGGAAAGTGTTTAAAACCTTGGTGAATCTACAAAGTTTATCTATTGGTGGCCCATTTGTAAGCAAGGTTCTGAAAGGTGACTTTGTCCCTATAAAGAACATTAGTCTCCAAACATTTTCACTGAAGACTAAATGTAGCCTTGTGCTCTATCAGTCTGGGGCTTTTTCCGTCCTTAACACTAACATTTTAACGTTGGATATTGCCCTTGATACAAACGCAAAGGCATTGCTATTGATTCTAAAGGACCTGGCAGGAAAATCATTGGACAGAATCAGTTTTTGGAACTTATTTGAATATACCTATTACGCAGGACCTACTAATCTATTCTCTGGCCTTCCAGACATTAATATTAGGGAGTTGGTCTTTTATGGAGGAAAAGTGAATGAGAAACTTTTGCAGCTGATCTTGGAAAGCATTCAGACCTCTAGTATCCAAAACCTCCTGCTTCTCTCCATTGACTTTGATTATACTCTAGATCGTAGCAAAGTCGATGTCAAAATGGATAATCTTTTTCTGAAGAACCTGGTCATCAAAGACGTAAAGAACCCTGATATCTTGACATTTGATCGGACTTTCACTTGGTTCGGTAGAGTGCGCAACCTCTACATCATCAACGTTAACTTCAATTTTGTGCAGTGCGACGCCTGGAGTCAGATGGAAAATGTAGAGAGACTGGACATATCCAACAACCTTCTCCTGGGCTCCTACCTTTACAATCCATTGTGCAAATACAGCGAATTACCCAAACTCCGCACATTCACAGCCAAAAACAACAACCTCCAAAGCCTTAAACCGATTTCTTTGTTGACAGCGAGCTGGCCCAAGTTGGCCACTCTTGACCTTTCGTCTAATTACTTAGGTTCTCAGTATGAAGACTGCAGGTGGACTCCTAATATCACCACTCTTATTTTAAAGTACAACATTCTGTCGGTAGGGGTGTTCACCTGTTTGCCCACTACGGTTCAATACCTAGATCTGTCTTACTCGCACCTTGAATGGCTAAATATGGATTATTTCAACAATGCCACAAACCTTAAAAAACTGATTCTCAGCTACAATAAACTCACCTTGATATCCAGCGACTGGAGAAATCCTCATCTTCAGGTTCTGTCCCTAGATGGCAACATCTTTAGTGTTATTGATAAGGGGTCTTTTAATAATTTGCCCCAGCTCAGAACCTTAACTGCAGGAGATAATCCTTATCATTGCACCTGTGACCTTTATGCCTTCTTCTCAGACATCCTATCGAATAGCAAGGTCTCCCTTGCTGATTGGCCACAGGCCTATTATTGCTATCACCCTCAGCAACTTAGGGGCACCAGAGTGAATTCTTACACTCCTGGATCAGTAGAGTGTGACGTGAGATTACTGGTGGCTATAACGGTGTCAACAACGGCTGTGGTGGTCATATTCTGCATGATATTGTGCTGGAGGTTTGATGCACCTTGGTACTTTCGGATGACGTGCCACATTGTCAAGTCAAAATACCGTTCCAGAAAAGCCAATGATGGCAAAGAATATCTTTATCACGCCTTTGTCTCCTACTGCCACTCAGATGCCGACTGGGTGAGAGGGGAGCTGCTTTATCGGCTGGAGAGCTGCAGCCCCCCGTACCGAGTCTGCATTCATGAGAGAGACTTCCTTCCAGGGAGATGGATCATTGACAACATCATCGACAACATCGAGAACAGTCGCAAAACCATCTTTGTTCTCTCCCACAACTTCGTCAATAGCGAGTGGTGCAATTATGAACTGTACTTTGCCCACCAGAGGGCCATTAGCCACTCATTTGAGGACGTCATCTTGGTGGTCAAGGAGAACGTCACTCTGAAGGACCTTCCAAAAAGGTTTTACAAGCTCAGGAAAATGCTGAGAAAGAAGACCTACCTTGAATGGCCTTCAGAGCTGAGCAAGCAGCATTTCTTTTGGATACAGTTGAAGAACATTTTAGGCAGTCCTTCCAATGGAGGCCAGGAAGGTTTGTCTGTGGTGGATGAAACTGTTGCACCAGAACCATGTCCCGTCTCAGAGATCCCACCTATAATATACAGCAAAATGAATCTGCCGGGCAGCTGA
- the LOC121397359 gene encoding paraneoplastic antigen Ma1 homolog, translating into MEPQALLEWCQDCQANPTYCLALIIAEANLNSRQIYQLMDEMSPFGRCLIVDRKTDNKDVKTCVLLQMEDPINPDDVPFMMTFGSEKYQCNLVLPASPVSVITSDGDVEHPAAGNKEVNNPSLAANPCGPSAAIGADILTALGNLVEKCVRPIQPHSGFGYRKLHFFSGKQPTPEGEDDCKAWMDQATQALEEWDVPESQKKQRITESLMGPAADVIRALKQSKRDCCATDYLQALHDVYGRTENVAELMYQFEHTYQEKDESMSDYIPRLEKILHHIILKKGMDPYMADQLRVKQILKGAQPNDPIMWKLRIPKEDRAVPTYPQLIKQVREEEALMEAKLLPTSKSMTSNKVKPGGEAIRIVQASTGVIAPEQSEIHNRLDALSEMVERIAKIQLAALEKDTKCRSDIVCCEKPTSSQAQDFHLTYENTPAPGPPQLNRTKGVLGFCHRCGEDGHYKRQCRNAENAQKVVAKLLAKERGKAQGNFRGPQ; encoded by the coding sequence ATGGAGCCGCAAGCCTTGCTAGAGTGGTGTCAGGACTGTCAGGCAAACCCCACATATTGCCTAGCTCTGATAATAGCAGAGGCAAACTTAAATTCAAGGCAGATTTACCAGTTAATGGATGAAATGTCACCTTTTGGCCGCTGCCTAATAGTTGATAGGAAAACAGATAACAAGGATGTAAAGACATGCGTTTTGCTGCAAATGGAGGATCCTATAAATCCTGATGATGTCCCATTCATGATGACATTCGGCAGTGAGAAATATCAGTGTAACTTGGTTTTACCTGCTTCACCAGTTTCAGTTATCACATCAGACGGAGATGTTGAACATCCAGCAGCCGGAAACAAAGAAGTTAACAACCCATCCCTCGCAGCAAATCCATGTGGGCCCTCTGCTGCCATTGGGGCAGATATCCTTACTGCACTAGGAAACTTAGTAGAGAAGTGTGTTCGGCCTATACAGCCTCACAGCGGGTTTGGATACAGAAAACTACACTTTTTCTCAGGAAAACAACCCACGCCAGAAGGGGAAGATGACTGTAAAGCCTGGATGGATCAAGCCACCCAAGCCCTGGAAGAATGGGATGTTCCAGAGTCACAGAAGAAACAGAGAATCACAGAGAGTTTGATGGGTCCAGCTGCGGATGTAATTCGGGCCCTGAAGCAGAGCAAAAGGGATTGTTGTGCCACTGATTACTTGCAAGCTTTGCATGATGTGTATGGCCGAACTGAGAATGTGGCTGAGCTCATGTATCAGTTTGAACATACCTACCAAGAGAAAGATGAAAGTATGTCCGATTATATCCCACGGCTAGAGAAGATACTCCACCACATAATATTAAAGAAAGGAATGGATCCCTATATGGCTGACCAGCTTAGAGTAAAGCAAATCTTGAAAGGAGCTCAACCGAATGATCCCATCATGTGGAAACTAAGGATACCAAAGGAAGACCGTGCAGTCCCCACTTACCCCCAACTAATCAAACAAGTACGGGAGGAGGAGGCCCTTATGGAAGCCAAGTTACTGCCTACCAGTAAAAGCATGACTTCAAATAAGGTGAAACCAGGAGGGGAAGCCATCCGAATTGTTCAAGCGAGTACTGGAGTTATAGCCCCAGAGCAAAGTGAGATTCACAACCGGTTGGATGCTCTGAGCGAGATGGTTGAAAGGATAGCCAAAATTCAACTGGCTGCATTAGAAAAGGACACTAAGTGCAGGTCAGATATTGTATGCTGTGAGAAGCCTACCTCTAGCCAGGCTCAAGATTTCCATCTTACATATGAGAATACCCCAGCACCTGGGCCCCCTCAACTAAATAGGACAAAAGGAGTACTGGGGTTCTGTCATCGGTGTGGTGAAGATGGCCATTACAAGAGGCAGTGCCGAAATGCTGAGAATGCCCAGAAGGTAGTAGCAAAACTTCTGGCTAAAGAGAGAGGGAAGGCTCAGGGAAACTTCAGAGGGCCCCAGTGA